The DNA region GCGCGATCAAGCGCACCGGCCGTTGCCGGCGCTGCAGACTGCGTTGGGCGAAGGCTTCGAGGGCAGGCGAGTTGCCTTCGCAGTGGATCACGCCTTGGCCGCTGCTCGGCTCGCCGAGCTCGCTCGTTGCGGCGCCGTCGTCAGCCGTGGTCTCGCCGTCGGCGGTTTCGAGGCGATGGATCACAGCTTCGGCATAGAGCAGGTTCTTGGCCTGGGGCGTCACGGCGAGATCGGCGATCGCCTCGGCCTCGGCTTCGAGGCCGGCGGTCTCGCCGCGCTCGACCGCTGTCCTGAGCACTTCGAGAGCCCGCAGGGGCGCCGGCAGCAGATCGCGGCTGCGGGCGTGGATGCGCCGACGCGCCTCTTCGAACAGGCGCCTTCGGGTCACCGGGTCGTGCTCCAGGAGGCGCTCGCCGAGGCTCGGCTCGGCGCCCAGGCGGCGGGCCCGCTGCAGCTTCTGCTCGGCGAAGCTCCGCACCTGGGCGAGGAACCCGGCCGCCGGCAGGAGGGCTTCGGCGAAACCCAGCTCCACCGCTTCGGCGGCGCTGAGGCAGCGTCCCTCGAGGATCATCTCGAGGGCATCGGTGAGGCCCAGATAGCGCGGTAGTCGAGTGCATCCGCCCCACCCGGGGAGCAGGCCCTGCTCCACTTCCGGTAGGGAGATTTCGGTCGACGGGTGATCGCAGACCACCCGGAAGGTCGAGGCCATGGCGAGCTCCGAGCCGCCTCCTAGGCAGCGCCCCCGAATCGCGGCGATGGTGGGGAAGGGCAGGCTCTCCCAGCGATCGAAGAGATGCTGGCCGAGGCGTGCGCCCTCGCGCGCCAGGGCCGGATCGGCGAGCGCCGCCAGCGCCGCGGGATCGGCGCTGGCCATGAACTCGCGCGGCTTGCCCGACAGCAGCACCAGGCATTCGATGTCGCGCCGCCGGTGGAGTCGTTCGATGACGTGCCGGAGCTCTTCGAAGGTGGCGAGATCGAAGACGTTCTGAGATCGCCCCGGAGTGTCGAAGGTGAGGGTGGCGAGAGGGCCGGCAGAGCTTTCGAGCTGGAAGCGATGCATGAGCTTCAGGCGGCCGTGCCGGCGTAGAGGGCGGCGATGCGTTCCGCGAAACGCTCGTTGACGACCCGCCGCTTGAGTTTCTGGGTCGGCGTCAGCTCGCCGCCTTCGACGGTCCACTCGGCGTCGAGCAGATCCCAGGCGACGATTTCCTCATAGTGGGCGAGCTGCTGATTGGCGGCGGCGACTTCGCTCTCGAAGAGCTCTCGGACGGCGGGATCGGCGACCAGGTCCTGCGGGTCCTTCGGCAGTCCCTGGTTGCGGGCCCACACCTCGAGGTTCTCGAAATCGGGAACCAGCAGCGCGGAGAGGAACTTTTGCCGATCGCCGATCACCATCGCCTGCGAGACGAATCGGCTCGCCTTGAGGGTGTTTTCGATCGGCGCCGGTGCGATGTTCTTGCCATAGGCGTTCACGATCAGCTCCTTCTTGCGGTCGGTGATGCGCAGGAAACCCTCGTCGTCGATCTCGCCGATGTCGCCGGTATGGAACCAGCCCTCGTCGTCGATCACCTCGGCGGTGGCCTCGGGGTTGTTGTAATACCCCTTCATGATGTTGGGGCCCCGGGCCAGGATCTCGCCGTCTTCGGCGATCTTGATCTCGACCTCCGGAATCACCTTGCCGACGGTGCCGAGCTTGACCGCGCCAGGACAGTTGCTGGTGATGGTCGGAGAGGTTTCGGTGAGGCCATAGCCCTCGTAGATCGGGATCCCTGCGCTCCAGAAGAATTCAGCGACGTCGCGCGCCAGGGGGGCACCGCCGGAGACCGCGAACTCGAAGCGGCCGCCGAGGCGCGCCTTGATGGCACTGAACACCAGGCCATCGGCGAGGGCGAGCTGGAGGCCGAGGAAGCCCGAAGGATGGTCCCCGGTGAGACGGTACGGCAGCGAGCGCCGACCGACATCCTCGGCCCAGGCGAAGAGCTTCTGCTTGATGCCGGAGCCGGCGGCGACGCTCTCCCGCACCTTGGCGAGCACCTTCTCGTAGACCCGCGGCACGGAGACGAAGACGTGCGGCTTGATCTCCTGGAGATTCTGCCCGACGGAGTGAATCGACTCGGCGAAAGCGATCGACACGCCGCGGTAGTAGTAGCAGTAGCCGACGGTGCGCTCGAAGACGTGGGAGAGGGGCAGGAAGGACAGGGCGACATGGTCGCTGCGGATGTCCTGCAGGCTGAGGCCGGCGCTGACGTTGGAGACGAAGTTGTGGTGGGTGAGCATGACCCCCTTCGGCAGACCGGTGGTGCCGCTGGTGTAGACCAGGCTGGCGAGATCGTCCGGGGCTACCGCCGCGGCGCGCTCGTCGAAGGCGCTGCGGTCGTAGCCGCCGCCGGCGGCGAGCAGGTCGTCGTAGGTCGCGACCTCCTGAGGGGCCTCGCCTTCGATCAGCACGAAGCGTTCGACGGCGGGCAGATCGGCGCGCCGTGCGAGCAGCTCCGAGAGCTGGGCCATGGTGTGGGCGAAGACGATACGGGCGCCGCTGTCGGCGATCACGTAGGCCGCCTGCTCCGGCAAGAGTGTCGGGTAGACCGGCACCGTGGCGGCACCGCTGCACAGGGTGGCGAAGTCGATGATCGGCCAGTGCGGGCCGTTGTCGGCCATCAGGGCGACGCGGTCTCCGGGCGCGATGCCGAGATCGATCAGCGTCTTGCTGAGGCGACAAACCCGGTCGCTGAGCTCGGCCGTCGACACCGGCCGGTACTCGCCGTCGACCTTGTGCATCAAGTGTTGCTTCTTGTGGAAGCCGGATGTGACTCGAAAAACGTCGCACAAGGTCCGGATCGGCATGCGTTCGGCGCCCCCTTGGGAGAATGAAAAGACTCCCGAAAATTGTAGTGCTTGAAGTACCGATTGGAAAATCGGCCGTTCCTGGCCGAGGAACCTCCGGTAGGAAACCGGTGGCCGGCAGGCGGGAAAGATGGTCGGGGCGAGAGGATTTGAACCTCCGGCCTCACGGTCCCGAACCGTGCGCTCTACCAGGCTGAGCTACGCCCCGAATCGGGTCGTCTCCGCGGCAGCGAAGACGGGAAGCGGGTGATGGCAACCCGCGAAGCACGCGCGGGGAGCCCCGCGCGGACGGGGAACGATAACCCCGCAGGGGGCGGCCGGTCAAGGGCCAATTCGGGCCCTTCCGGGGGCGCCTTCGGGACCGCCCTCGAAGGCCCGGCGAGTCGCCTCGTGGCAGCCCTTCCCTTGCGGCTTCTTCCTACGATCGCCTATCCTTGCGGGCAGCCTGCTTCCGGGAATGTATCCACCTTTCTTTGCAAAGGATGAGTCCGTCATGAGTCAACACCCCACTGCCACCGCTCCGAGCCAAAGGCAGTTCCTGGGCCACCCGATCGGCCTGTGGAGCGTTTTCTGGACGGAGATGTGCGAGCGCCTCAGCTACTACGGCATGAGGGCCATCTTGATCCTCTTCATGGTTGCGACGGCGTCGGAAGGAGGCTTGGGCTACAGCACCGAGACCTCGGCCGCCATCTACGGTCTCTACACCGGCTTCGTGTACCTGCTGGCGCTACCTGGAGGCTGGATCGCGGACAAGCTCTGGGGACAGCGCCGGGCGGTCTTCGTGGGCGGCTGCATCATCGCCCTGGGCCATTTCTCGATGGCCTTCCACTCGGAGTTCTTCTTTTTCCTCGGCTTGATCCTGATCGTCATCGGCACCGGCCTCCTCAAGCCCAACGTGTCGACCATCGTCGGTGAGCTCTACCCGGAAGGCGGCGGGCGGCGCGACGCCGGGTTCTCGGTCTTCTACTCGGGGATCAACATCGGTGCCTTCGCCGGACCTCTGATCTGCGGCTACTTGGGAGAGAACGTCAACTGGCACCTCGGGTTTTCGGCCGCCGGCATCGTCATGGTGCTGGGGCTGATCTGGTACAAGATCTCCGAGAACTGGCTGGGCGATGCCGGTAACTACTCGGGCGGCGACCTCGGTACTCCCGAGTACTCGCAGCGCCGCAACGTCGCCTTCGCCGTGATGGGCGGAGTGCTGATCTTGCTGGTGGCCTTCGGCTATGCCGTCGAGCGCGGCATTTTCAACATCTCCCTGACGCAGATCGCCGAGAGCTTGACCGGCATCATCCTGCTCCTGGTGGCGGCATTCTTCGCCTATCTCCTGCTGCAGCCGAGCCTGTCGGGGATCGAGAAGAAGCGCCTCGGCGTGATCTTCTTCCTGTTCCTGGCGGTGGCCGTCTTCTGGAGCGGCTTCGAGCAGGCCGGGTCGTCGATGAATCTGTTCGCCGAGGACCACACCGATCGCATGATCGGCTCCTGGGAGATGCCGACCAGCTGGCTGCAGAGCGTCAACCCCCTCTTCATCATCATCCTGGCCCCCATCATGGGCATCCTGTGGACCAAGCTCGGCAGCCGCAGCCCGTCGATTCCCTTCAAGGCGTTTCTCGGTCTGGTCGGTCTGGCGGTGGGTTTCTTCGTCCTCGCCTGGGGCGCGGCGGGCACCGTCGAGGGTGGCAAGGTGAGCCCGAACTGGTTGGTGGTGACCTACTTCTTCCATACCGTCGGCGAGCTCTGTATCAGCCCCGTCGGTCTGTCGGCGATCACCAAGCTGGCGCCCAAGGATCGCGTCGGCCAGATGATGGGTGTCTGGTTCATCGGTACGGCGCTGGGCAACGTCTACGCCGGTTTGATCGCTGGTCGCCTGGAGGATCTCGATCCTCAGCCGTTGTTTTCGGCGGTCGGTCGCAATACCATCATCGCGGCCGCTGTCGCCCTGCTGCTGACGCCGGTCATACGAAAGCTCACCGGCGGAATCAAGTAGAGCGCCGGCTCTCTCGTCGCCGGGCGGCGATCGCCGCCGTGGGCAGTTGGTCAGGCGGGGTCCTCGGGGATCCCGCCTTTTTCGTCCGTTGAGTGGAGGATTCCCGATGTTCCTTTCGCGTCTTGCCGCCGGCCTGGCGATCGCCTTCATGGCGCTGCCGAGCTTGGCCGCCGAACCCCATCTCGCCGACATCACACAGCTCACCTTCGGCGGTGAGAATGCCGAGGCCTACTGGTCGCCGAATGGTGAAGAGCTGATCTTCCAGTCGACTCGACCGCCCTTCGGCTGCGATCAGATCTTCACCATGGAGGTTCCCGAGCTGGGGACTGCGGAGGCTCCCGAGGCGCGCCTGGTGTCGACCGGCAAGGGGCGCACCACCTGTGGCTACTTCACCTATCCCGACGGCGAACGGGTGATCTACTCCGCCACCGACCTGGGCGATGCGGCCTGCCCGGCGCCGCCGGATCGATCGCAGGGCTACGTCTGGCCGATCTACGACAGCTACGACATCTTCGTCGCCTGGCCCGACGGCAGCGATCGCGTGCGCCTGACGGACAGCCCGGCTTACGATGCCGAGGCCACCGTCTGTCCGCGCGATGGCTCGATCATCTTCACCTCCACCCGCGATGGCGATCTCGACCTCTATCGCATGGACTACGACGGCAGCAACGTCCAGCGCCTGACCCACGAGCCGGGTTATGACGGCGGCGCCTTCTTCTCACCGGACTGCTCGCACATCGTTTGGCGCGCCTCGCGGCCGGCGCCGGGGAAGGAGCTCGAGGACTACCAGGGGCTGCTGGCCCGCGGCCTGGTCCGCCCCGGCGAGCTCGAGCTGTGGGTGGCCAAGGCCGACGGCAGTGAAGCGCGCCAGATCACCTATCTGCGCTCGGGCACCTTCGCCCCTTACTTCCATCCCTCTGGTGAGCGCATCCTGTTCTCGACCAACTACGGCAGCGAGAGCCCGCGCGAGTTCGAGATCTGGGCCGTCGACGTCCAGGGGACGCGCCTCGAGCGCATCACCCGTTCGCCGGGTTTCGATGGCTTCCCGATGTTCTCGCCGGACGGTGGCCGCCTGGCCTTCGCCTCGAACCGCAATCAGGGTGAGCCGGGAGAGACCAACGTCTTCGTCGCCGCCTGGCGGGATGGTGAGATCGAGTTCGACGAGCGGGCTCCGGACCGTTTCCTGGAGAGCGTCGCCTGGCTCGCCGACGACGCCCGCGAAGGCCGCGGCATCGGTACCGCCGGGCTGGCTGCCTCCGGCGAGTGGATCGCCGAGCGCTTGCTCGCCTACGGTGCCGAGCCGGCGGGAACGGACTTTTG from Acidobacteriota bacterium includes:
- a CDS encoding peptide MFS transporter → MSQHPTATAPSQRQFLGHPIGLWSVFWTEMCERLSYYGMRAILILFMVATASEGGLGYSTETSAAIYGLYTGFVYLLALPGGWIADKLWGQRRAVFVGGCIIALGHFSMAFHSEFFFFLGLILIVIGTGLLKPNVSTIVGELYPEGGGRRDAGFSVFYSGINIGAFAGPLICGYLGENVNWHLGFSAAGIVMVLGLIWYKISENWLGDAGNYSGGDLGTPEYSQRRNVAFAVMGGVLILLVAFGYAVERGIFNISLTQIAESLTGIILLLVAAFFAYLLLQPSLSGIEKKRLGVIFFLFLAVAVFWSGFEQAGSSMNLFAEDHTDRMIGSWEMPTSWLQSVNPLFIIILAPIMGILWTKLGSRSPSIPFKAFLGLVGLAVGFFVLAWGAAGTVEGGKVSPNWLVVTYFFHTVGELCISPVGLSAITKLAPKDRVGQMMGVWFIGTALGNVYAGLIAGRLEDLDPQPLFSAVGRNTIIAAAVALLLTPVIRKLTGGIK
- a CDS encoding long-chain fatty acid--CoA ligase yields the protein MHKVDGEYRPVSTAELSDRVCRLSKTLIDLGIAPGDRVALMADNGPHWPIIDFATLCSGAATVPVYPTLLPEQAAYVIADSGARIVFAHTMAQLSELLARRADLPAVERFVLIEGEAPQEVATYDDLLAAGGGYDRSAFDERAAAVAPDDLASLVYTSGTTGLPKGVMLTHHNFVSNVSAGLSLQDIRSDHVALSFLPLSHVFERTVGYCYYYRGVSIAFAESIHSVGQNLQEIKPHVFVSVPRVYEKVLAKVRESVAAGSGIKQKLFAWAEDVGRRSLPYRLTGDHPSGFLGLQLALADGLVFSAIKARLGGRFEFAVSGGAPLARDVAEFFWSAGIPIYEGYGLTETSPTITSNCPGAVKLGTVGKVIPEVEIKIAEDGEILARGPNIMKGYYNNPEATAEVIDDEGWFHTGDIGEIDDEGFLRITDRKKELIVNAYGKNIAPAPIENTLKASRFVSQAMVIGDRQKFLSALLVPDFENLEVWARNQGLPKDPQDLVADPAVRELFESEVAAANQQLAHYEEIVAWDLLDAEWTVEGGELTPTQKLKRRVVNERFAERIAALYAGTAA
- a CDS encoding enoyl-CoA hydratase-related protein; this encodes MHRFQLESSAGPLATLTFDTPGRSQNVFDLATFEELRHVIERLHRRRDIECLVLLSGKPREFMASADPAALAALADPALAREGARLGQHLFDRWESLPFPTIAAIRGRCLGGGSELAMASTFRVVCDHPSTEISLPEVEQGLLPGWGGCTRLPRYLGLTDALEMILEGRCLSAAEAVELGFAEALLPAAGFLAQVRSFAEQKLQRARRLGAEPSLGERLLEHDPVTRRRLFEEARRRIHARSRDLLPAPLRALEVLRTAVERGETAGLEAEAEAIADLAVTPQAKNLLYAEAVIHRLETADGETTADDGAATSELGEPSSGQGVIHCEGNSPALEAFAQRSLQRRQRPVRLIAPDAQQLGATVARLHQALPSLAEGHHQHLHPSLTPVAPRPEDLVIGDGSVSSLPADAPRALLQPANGDPAAIGLHWAGPFTASRLVEMVVPEGAPKRHVARLRHWLRELDLVPLTVAAHLVESIRCAALASAFAALEAGHRLEEVDVASVSWGFELGPFALTDAVGPARTAETLATLELANLPAAAERWIALQRASAGAFFPARKRREPAPDWLRQLGIAPSSVAANPHRLVQDQLRAMANAAARCLEAGVVAHASEVDAALLLSRTFPALHGGLCRWADAQGDSLLGSRESQPFAASALRRTVAEGGFMARFPDPPEEAHPSTPEVRRLKA